CGTTAATACGGATATGATCATTGAGGATTTTGATGCAATCGGGATGCTGGAGTACCACAGGAAAACGGAGTCAGACTGGACAGCTTTAACCGGGAGTTTCCCCCGGGATGGTATCTATTCTCCCTTATTCACTGATGAGTATATGAAATTCGGACAAGGCGGCACTGAAAGAACGCATTACTGGGGGATTAGTTTAATGGAACCATCGATTCCTGCTATAGCCGCAAGGATACAGGCTTCAGAAGGATTGTTCTCAGAAATTGCTTCCGAGGCTTCGGTAAACGGCAAGAGACTGATAACCTGCCGGCAGGATGGGAGATGGCTGGATATGGGAAGGATAGATATACTTCGAAGGAATATTCTATCCGGAGGTTCGTATGTTCATCCCACAGCGTGCGTATCGAGTGATGCTGTTCTCGAGGGATCATGGAATATTGGCAAGAGCTGTATTCTGGGGAGTGGTGCCGTGTTGCGAAACAGTGTCATGCTTGAGGGATCATCTCTCGAAAGCGGTACACTTGAAGAATGTATTCTGCCCTGGTTCTGCAGCAGTACTGACGGTGGATTTGTATGAAAACCATGTCTCCGGAAGTTGCTTCATGGCTCAGGAACAGAACCGATAACAGTGTAACGGTAAAAAGACTTCACGGTGACGTATCGGGAAGGCTCTTCTGGCGTGTTTTTTCAGCTGGAGAGACTCTTATTCTAATGGACAGCGGGAAGTATCCCATATGGCCATGGCTGGATATTCATGAGCTTCTTTCCGATCACGGGTTCAATGTCCCGTCGATAATGGAATGCGATACCAAGAAGGGTTGGGTTCTCCAGGAAGACCTGGGCAACCTGAGATTACTTGATGTAGACGATGATAAATACATGGAGTATCTCGATGAAGCAATCAGCATTA
This portion of the Candidatus Aegiribacteria sp. genome encodes:
- a CDS encoding NDP-sugar synthase, whose amino-acid sequence is MEIEGVFFLTAGYGRRDEPLSLIHPKALLPYGETSILGRLARQIRVLCPGIVRINASRCPEALLREISEVWQEEMCELYFEERPMGVSATLARHTDTISSGTWMIVNTDMIIEDFDAIGMLEYHRKTESDWTALTGSFPRDGIYSPLFTDEYMKFGQGGTERTHYWGISLMEPSIPAIAARIQASEGLFSEIASEASVNGKRLITCRQDGRWLDMGRIDILRRNILSGGSYVHPTACVSSDAVLEGSWNIGKSCILGSGAVLRNSVMLEGSSLESGTLEECILPWFCSSTDGGFV